The following nucleotide sequence is from Myxococcota bacterium.
CCGATCGTGCGCCTGGTCGACGGCACGGGCGGCGGCGGCAGCGTGAAGTCACTCGAGACCACGCGCCGCACCTACGTGCCCGCCAATCCCGCCATGGAGATCATGGCCGAGTCACTCGCCACGGTGCCGGTGGTGGCGGCCGCGCTCGGCCCCGTGGCCGGGCTGGGCGCCGCGCGCGTGGTGCTGTCGCACTTCTCGGTCATGCCGCGCGGCACGGCCCAGCTGTTCGTCGCCGGGCCGCCCGTGGTGCGCCGCGGCATCGGCCAGGACGTCGACAAGGAGACTCTGGGCGGCTCGTCGATCCACACGCGCGAGAGCGGCGCGGTCGACAACGAGGTCGCGAGCGAGGACGAGGCCTTCGCGCAGATCCGGCGCTTCCTGTCGTATCTCCCGAGCTCGGTCTTCGAGCTGCCGCCGGTCGCGCCCTCTTTGGACCCGCCGACCCGGCGCGCGGAGGAGCTCCTGCAGATCGTGCCGCGCAGCCGGCGCCAGCCGCACGACGTGCGCCGGATCATCGGCCTGGTGTGCGACGCGGCCAGCTTCTTCGAGATCTCTCCGCGCTTCGGGCGCTCACTCGTGACGGGGCTGGCGCGGCTGGGCGGGCGCCCGGTCGGCGTCTTGGGCAACGACCCGAAGTGGCTCGGCGGCGCGATCGACGGACCGGCGGCCGACAAGTGGACGCGCTTCGTCGACCTGTGCGACACCTTCCACCTGCCGATCGTGAGCTTCGTCGACAACCCGGGCTTCCTGGTCGGCGTGGCGGGCGAGCGCCAGGGCACGATCCGGCGCGGCGCGCGCGCGATCGCCGCCGTGTACCAGGCCACCGTGCCGACCGCCTCGATCCTGGTGCGGCGCGTGTTCGGCGTGGCCGGGGCCGCGCACGGCAATCACTCCAAGCTCAACCTGCGCTACGCCTGGCCCTCGGGCGACTGGGGCTCGCTGCCGATCGAAGGCGGCGTCGAGGCGGCCTACAAGCGCGAGCTCGCGGCCGCGCCCGACCCCGAGGCGCTGCGGCACGAGCTCGAGACCAAGCTCCACGCCATGCGCTCCCCGTTCCGCACCGCCGAGATCTTCGGCGTGGAAGAGATCATCGATCCGCGAGACACTCGGCCGCTGCTGTGCGAGTGGGCCGAGACCGCGTACCGTCTGCTACCCGCCGAGGTCGGCGTGAAGCGGCGTGGCATGAGGCCTTGAGGGAGGTTCCGTGTACGAGCAGATTCTCTACGACGTCTCCGACCCGGTCGCGACCATCCAGCTGAACCGGCCGGACCGGCTGAACGCCTGGACCGATCGCATGGGTGAAGAGGTCCGGCACGCGCTGGCCAAGGCCGAAGCCGACCGCAGCGTGGTGGGCATCGTGCTCACCGGCGCGGGCCGCGGCTTCTGCGCGGGCGCGGACCTGAAGAACCTGCAGGCGATCAGCGCGGGCGAGCGCGGCGGCCGGGCCCACGCGGAGCTCGCGGCCGACCCCGGCGACCCCGAGATGGGTGACTCGTTCCGCAAGACCTACTCGTACCTGATGTCGCTGCGCAAGCCGATCGTGGCTGCGATCAACGGCCCGTGCGCGGGCATGGCCATGCCGATCGCGCTGTTCTGCGACCTGCGCTTCGCCAGTGAGTCGGCGACCTTCACCACGGCGTTCGTGCGCCGCGGGCTGATCGCCGAGTGGGGCCTGTCGTGGACCCTGCCGCGGCTGGTCGGCACGGCCCACGCGCTCGACCTCCTGCTCTCGGGCCGCAAGATCGACGCGCGCGAGGCCGAGCGCATCGGGCTCGTGAATCGCGTGCTGCCCGACGAGAAGCTCGTGAGTCACTGCCAGGACTACGTGCGCGAGCTGGCGGCCAACTCCTCGCCCTCGTCCATGATGGTCATGAAGCGCCAGGTCTACCAACAGCTCACGCGCGAGCTCGGGCCGTCTTGTGACGAGGCGGTGAAGCTGATGGTCGAGAGCTTCAGCCGGCCGGACTTCAAGGAGGGCGTGCAGTCCTTCCTGGAGCGCCGTCCGCCGAAGTTCCCGAGGATCTGAACCCCAGCGCCATGACGCGCCGCTGGCTCTGGCTCGCCATCTTCGCGCTCGCGTTCGCGCCGACGTTCGCCTGGCTCGTGGGGCGTTGGACGGACTCGATCTACCGCAACGGTCACGGGATCTTCGTGCCGTTCCTGATCGCCTACCTCGCGCTGGACCAGCTGAAGCAGGACACCGACCCCGAGCCGCGCGCGTCGGCCTGGGGCTTCGCGTTCGTGGGCGCGGCGGTGGCGCTCCTGGTGTTCGACAGCGCGATCAAGACCCAGATCCTGTCGGCGCTCGCGCTGGTGCTCGCGCTGCCCGGGCTGTCACTCCTGTTTCTCGGTGGCGCGCGCACGCGCGCGATCGCGCTGCCGCTCGCGATCGGTCTGTTCATGCTGCCGATCCCCGCCGGCGCGATCTCGGCGCTGTTCATGGTGCTGCGCACGATCACCGCGATCGCGGTCGCGGCCGTGCTGCCGTTCCTGGGCCTGCCCGTGGCGCGCGACGGCACGATCCTCGCGATCCCCGGCCAGAGCGTGAACGTGGCCGACAACTGCAGCGGCTTTGCGACGCTGTACGCGGCGATCCTGACCGCGGTCATCCTCGCCCACCTGTCGCGCAGCCCGGCGCGGCGCGCGATCGTGCTCGCGGCCGCCGTTCCGCTCGCGCTCGCCTGCAACGTGGTGCGAGTCACCGTGCTGACTCTCCTGGTGAGCCGCTACGGCGGCGGGATCCTCGAGACCTGGATCCACCCGGGCTCGGGTCTGTTCCTGTTCGTGTTCGTGATCGGGGCGCTGGTCTGGCTCGCGGGCCGCGACGCGCTGCATGGCGCGGCCGGCAACGCACGGCCGCCGCTCTCGGGGCGCTTCGCGCTGCCCGCGGCTGCGCTGTTCGCCGTGGCGCTGGTGCCGGTCTCGATCCACTCGTACCTGCACGTGCGCAGGGACGACTGCGCGAACCCCGACGCGCTCGTGCCCGCCATGGGCCCCGGCATGGTGACTGCGGAGCGCGACGCCGAGGTGCGGCGCAACTTCGACGTGCACCAGTGGCGCGAGGGCCGGCTGCCGCCGGGCGAGGGCGCGCCCGAGCTCAAGTTCGCGATCGTGCGCTCCTACGACCCCAAGCAGCTCTACTACCGCGGCACGCGCCGGCTGTGGTGGGACATCGAGCCCGGCGGCGACCAGCCCGACTGGCTCGAGGTCGACGGCGCGAAGCTGCCGATCGTGCGCTCGAGGCTCGGAGGCGACGACGACGCACACCGCGACCGGGACGCGGTGATCGAGTCGTTCACCGTCTACGAGGGCAAGCCCGTCGAGAACGGCTGGCGCACCCAGCTGCGCGCGGCGCCGCGGCAAGCGTTCACGGGCAGCCGCCCGATGACCCTGTTCGCGATCCGCAGCGACGTGAACGCGTCGCAACGCGAGGCCGCCGAGAGACGCGCGCGCGAGTGGCTCGCGGCTTCCTGGCGCAACTACCGGGCGGTCTGCGGAGCCGAGTAGCCGGCGCGCGACCGGACCCGCGGCAGCACCTCGCGCGCGAGCTCCTGGGCCACCAGCCGTGCGTACAGGCGCGAGCCGTCGTCGTTCACGTGCAGGCCGTCGTAGTAGAGCTCCTCGGGCTTCCGCACGCTGAGCTCGCGCTGCATCAGGGCCGCCAGGTCGATCACGCTCGCGCCCTCTTCCACTCCGATCGCGCGCACGCGGTCGTTGAACAGCGCGAGCGCGCCCGCGTCGGTCCAGGGCGGCGTGTACTGATTGCGCATGCTCGACAGCGGCTCGGTGATCAGCACCGGCTCGATGCCGAAGGCGCGCGCCGTGCGCACCCACGCGCGCACGCGCGCCACGTAGGGCAGCGGGTCGGGCTGGCCCGCGAGCTTGCCCGCCTCGCTGCGCACGCCGGCCAGGTCGTTCTGCGCCGGGAAGTCGAGCGCGCGGCGCACCAGCCCGGCCAGCGCCGAGTGACTCGAGAGCGACATGCCCGCCCAGCGCAGCCCGACGCGCCAGCCGTCGTGGTTCGAGCCGTGGCGCGCGTAGCCGTACTCGGCCAGGAGCCCCACGTCGTTGACCGCGTTCATCAGCAGCACCACGTCGGGCCGGCTCGAGCCGATCAGCTCGACCAGGTTCACCAGTGAGTCGTGCGCGGTGTTGCCCGACTTGCCGGCGTTCAGCGCGTTCACGCGGAAGCCCATGGGCTCGAGCTGCACCGGCACCAGGTTGGGCCAGCGCAGGTCCTCCTGCACCACCAGACACTCGGTAGTCGAGCCGCCCTGGAAGACCAGCGTGAACTCGGGCCCGCTGACGCGCGCCACCGGCTCGATGAAGCCGCGCGCGTCGGTGCGGAAGCGGACCTTGGGCGGGTCGAGGTGCAGGACGCTGCGGTCGACCAGCCGGTCGGTGAGGTTGTGCTGCCAGCGCAGCGTGAGCAAGAGGTCGGGTGACTCGCTGGCGAACGGGTTTCGCCAGAGCACGCGCAGCGCGAGCTCGCCCAGCACGAGCATGAGCAAGAGGGTGCCGACCAGCAGCGCGAGCTTACGCACGGCTCACGACGGGACGGGCGAGCCCTCGAGCGGCTCGTCGAGCAGGTAGCTCCGGTTGGAGTACACGCGCCGGAAGCCGAGCCGTTCGTACACGCGGCGCGCAGCGGTGTTCGCCTCGTCGCAGTACAGGGTCACCATGTCGTGGCGCTCGAGCATGCGCGCGGTCACCGCGCGCATGCCGCGCGTGGCGTGGCCGCGCCCGCGCGCCCAGGTCGGCACGAAGACGCCGCCGAGCTGCACGGCGGTCGGGCTCGCCGCGCCCACGTGCACCTGGAACACGATCTGGCCGCGCACGCGCGAGACCCACCAGCGGCCCTCGCGCACGTCGCGGTGGTGGCGCTCGCGGAAGCCGGCCTCGTCGGCCGCGTAGCGGTCGTCGCCCAGGTCTTCGCGGTGCTGCTGGGCGCTGTTCTCGGTGATCTCCTCGGCCTCGCCCGGCCGCGCGGGGTCGACGCGCACCAGCCGCGCGCCGTCGTCGCTGCGCGCGAGGTCCTCGGCGCGCATGGCGAACACCGGCTCGCGCCGCGACCAGCGCAGCGCCGGTGCGTGGCGCGCGTACTCATTCCAGAACGGCTCGGTCACGTCCTCGCTGCCCACGATGTGGCGCGGGCGCAGCGCGGCGCGCCCTGCGGCGTCGGCGAGCGGCGCGTAGGCCGCGGGGTCCTGCACCTCGAGCGCGGTCCCGCCCAGAGGCCCGATCAACAGGATTCCCAGCAGGCGGCCACCCGACTCGAAGCCCAGGAAGCCCGGTGCACGCCCCAACGCACCGGCCGAGACCACGTAGTCCAGGAAGACGTTCCGCAGCGGCCGGGCGCGCAAGAGACTGCGCGCGTCCGCCGTGTCGGCCAGAGTCAGGGCTCGAACCATCGCTGGCAGGGTAACATCGCGCGCGCATGAGCTGGAACGGACCCGAGCTCGCCCCGGCTCGCGACGCCGGGCTGGACTTGCGCGGGCTGGCCCGGCTGGTCGTGCGCACGTGGCCGCTCCTGCGCGGCCTGCGCCGGCATCTCGTGCTGCTGGCGCTCTCGGCGTCGGCGCTCCTGCTCGCCGGGCTCTCCTGCTTCCTGGTGCTGGCGCCGGCGCTCTGGAACGGGGTGCTGCAGGGCCACGACTTCTCGCCCCTGGCGGCGCGCGTGCTCGGGCTCGACCCGGCGGCCGCGAGCGCACTCACTCCCGAGCTGCGGCGGCACGCAGCCGAGCGACTCACCTGGCTGGTGGGCGGCGTGGCGATCGCGACCGCGGCCGGGGCGATGGCCGTGATGTACTACGGCGTCTGGATCCTGCAGAGACTCAACCAGTCACTGCGCATGCAGATGGTCGATCGGCTGCAGGCGCTCTCGCTGCGCTTCCACGACCAGAGCCGCGTGGGCGACGCGATCTACCGCACGGTGCAGGACAGCGCCATGGTGACTCAGATCGTGCAGTCCTTCCTGCTGGCGCCCGGCTTTGCGCTCTTGCGTTTCGTGGCCCTGACCGCAGTGCTGGCCTCGTTCTCGCCCTGGCTGGCGCTCGCGCTGGTCGCCGTGTGGCTGCCGCTGGGCGTGCTCGCGCACACGCTGGGCGCGCGCCTGCGCGGCCGCTTCCGCGTGGCGCGCGCGTCGAACAGCGCGCTGACCTCGCAGATCCAGGAGAGCCTGTCGGGCATGCGCGTGATCAAGGCGTTCGGGCTCGAAGCGTTCGAGCAGGCGCGCTTCGAGTCGGCCTCGCGCGCGGCCTTCGCCGGCGCGCGCGCGGCGCGCAGCTGGGTGGCGGCGTTCGGGGTCGGGGCGTTCTGGGCGGTGGGCGCGGTGGTGCTGGGCGCGACGCTCGTGGCCACGCTCGCGACCGCCGAGGCCCGGCCGCTGTGGCTGGCCGAGGTCGCCTCGCGCCTGCAGATCGGCCCGCTGCAGGCGTTCTTGCTGCAGGCCGGCTTCGCGGTCTGGACGCTCGGGCTCTACAACACCTGGAAGGGCCTCTACGCCAGCGGCTCGGACGGGATCACCGACGTGTTTCGCGTGTGGACGCACGCGCAGGACATCGCGGTGGGGCTCGACCGCGCGTTCGAGCTGCTCGAGCGCGAGCCCGAGATCGCCGACGCGCCCGACGCGCGGCCGCTCGCGCCGCTCGCGCACGAGATCGCCTTCCGCGACGTGTCCTTCGCCTATCGCCCCGACCGCCCGGCGCTGGTCGGTGTGGACTTCACGGCGCCGGTCGGCGGAGTCACTGCGCTCGTCGGGCCCACGGGCGCGGGCAAGAGCACGGTCATGGCGCTGCTCCTGCGGCTGTTCGATCCCGACTCGGGCGCGATCGAGATCGACGGTGTCGACCTGCGCCGGCTGCGCGTCGCCGAGCTGCGGCGCGCGGTCGCGATCGCCCTGCAGGAGAACGTCTTGTTCGCGGCCAGCATCCGCGAGAACATCCGCTACGCGCGGCCGGGCGCGAGTGACTCCGAGGTGCGCGCCGCGGCGCGCGTGGCCTGCGCCGACGAGTTCATCGCCGCCCTGCCCGAGGGCTACGACACGCAGCTCGGCGAGCGCGGAGCGAAGCTCTCGACCGGCCAGCGCCAGCGGCTCACGCTGGCGCGCGCGCTGCTCAAGGACCCGCGCGTCCTCCTGCTCGACGAGCCGACCGCCTCGCTCGACGCCGAGACCGAGCACAGGCTGGTGCGCAACCTGGCCGAGTGGGGCCGCGGCCGCTGCATCTTCCTGGTGACTCACCGGCCGTCGACGGTGCGGCTGGCGGACCGGGTCGTGTTTCTCGACCACGGCAAGGTGGTCGAGACCGGAACGCCCGCCGAGCTGCTCGCGCGGCCGGGCGGCGCCTACCGCGCGCTGGCGGAGGCCGACGCGAGCGCGGCAGGGGCCCGGCCGTGAGCACCTGGGCCACGCTCGCGCGCGCGCTGCGCTACGTGCGGCCGCTGCGCGCGCGCTTCGCGGCCAAGGTCGCGATGAGCCTGCTCTCGATCACGCCGCTGCTCGTGCTGCCCGTGCCGATCAAGCTCCTGATCGACCACGTGATCGGGAATCTCCCGCTGGCCGAGCGCATCCACACCTTCCCGTTTCTCGCGCGGCCGCTGGTGCGGCTCCTGATCGGCGCGTCGCCCGTCGAGATTTTGTGGCTCACGGTCGCGGCGCAGGTGGTGCTGCTCTTGGTGATCGGGCAGATCGGCACGAGCGGGGGCGAGCGTGACCAGACCAATGCGTTCGGCGCCGGCGGGGTCGACGCCGCGACCGAGACCGAGAACGCGGCGAACCTGGGCTTCAGCTACGTGGGCGGGATCTTCGGCCTGTTCGAGTTCGGCTGGACCCTGCGACTCACCCAGGACCTGAATCACGGCTTCCGCTCGCGCCTGTTCGAGCGCATCCAGGCGCTGCCGCTGTCCAAGCTCGAGGACGCGCGCATCGGCGATGCGGTCTACCGGCTGATGTACGACACGCCGTCGATCAGCTGGGCGTGCTACCGGCTGGTGCTGATCACGACCGTCGCGCCGTTCGGCGTGGCGGTGTACGCCTACGCGATCTGGGACAGCTTCGGGGTGCCCGAGCTCGCGCTCTGGGCGCTCGCGCTCGCGCCGGTCACGCTGCTCGCGACCTGGCCGTTCGCGGAGCTCTTGCGGCGCCGCATGCTGCGCAGCCGCAGCGCGGGCGCGATTGCGACCAGCTCGCTCGAAGAGGGCGTGGCGAACATCGTGGCCGTGCAGACGCAGAGCGGTGAGTCGCGCGAGCGCGCGCGTTTCGACCGCGAGAGCCTGGAGTCGTTCCAGCGCCACCGCGGCATGATCGCGGTCGCCATGCTCGCGGTCCTGTGTGCGCTGGTGCCGGGTGTGGCCGTGGTGCGGGGCGCGTTCCTCGAGGTCGTCGACCTCGCGATCGCCGGCCGCATCAGCCTGGGCGACGTGTCGGTGCTGGTGACCTGGTTCGTGCAGATCGCCGTGTTCTGCGGGTATCTGGGCGGCATGTGGTTCTCGCTGAACTTCTCGGCGCCGGGCCTGGAGCGCGTGTTCGCGCTGCTCGACGCCGAGCCGGAGCGCGACGCGCCCGGCGCGCGCGACCTGCCGCGCGCCCGCGAGTCGCTGCGCTTCGAGCACGTCGACTTCGCTCACACCGAGGGTGGGGCGACGCTGCGCGACGTGGACTTCGAGGCGCGCCGCGGCCAGATGACCGCGATCGTCGGCCCGGCGGGCGCGGGCAAGACCACCCTGCTCTGGCACGTGCCGCGCTTCCTCGCGCCGCAGCGCGGCTGCGTGCGGGTCGACGGCGTCGACCTGGCGGGAGTCACGCGCGAGTCGCTGCGCGCGCAGATCGCGTTCGTGTTCCAGGAGACCGCCCTGTTCGCGGGCACGCTCGAGGAGAACCTGCGCCTGGCCAAGCGCGACGCGAGCGAGCTCGAGCTGCGCCGCGCCGCGCAGGTCGCCGGCGTGGACGAGCTGGTGCGCAGCCTGCCGGACGGCTGGCAGACGCGGCTGGGCCGCGGCGGCGCGGGGCTCTCGGTGGGGCAGAAGCAGAGACTCGCGATCGCGCGCGCGCTGCTGCGCGACGCGCCGATCCTGATCCTCGACGAGCCGACCTCGGCGCTCGACCCCGACACCGAGCGCCACCTGCTCGCCTCGCTGCGCGAGGCCGCGCGCGACCGGATCGTGCTGCTCGTGTCTCATCGGCTCTCGACGGTGCGCGACGCCGACCAGATCCTGTTCCTGCGCGAGGGCCGGATCGTGGAGCGCGGAACGCACGAAGAGCTCGTCGCGTTGCCCGACGGCGCGTACCGGCATTTCGTCGAGCTGCAAGCGGCCGGCTAGCTCTTGGCGTAGTGACTGCGGCGCTTGACCGAGAGCTCGCGCTCGAGCTCGAAGATCTGCACGCGCTTCTCTTCCGTGCCGGTGCGCTCGAACTTGTGGCCGCGCAGGGTGACCTCGAGCCGGCCGAGGTCGGGCCGGCCGGCGAAGTCGCGCTTGCCGCGGATCTCGGTCGAGGCGAACACCGTGTCACCCGAGAAGATCGGCGCGGTGTGGCGGCCGGTCCTGTAGACGACGTCGCCCAGGCTGTTGTCCGAGATGTCGGGGCTGGAGAGGCCGAGGCACAGCGCGAACGGGATCCCGCCGTAGACCACGAGCTTCCCGCCGAGATAGCGGCTGGGGTCGCGGTCGATCAGCGTCTGGTTGCAGTGCACCTGACTGGTGTTGTCGAGCATGCCGGTCAGGAAGATGTGCTCGTCGGTCATGACCCGGCCGCGCGAATGCTCGATCGTGTCTCCCGCGCTGAAGTCCTCGAAGTAGGTATCGGAGTTGGACAGATGCGCGAGCTCGGCGTAGCCGGCGTTGGGATCGTAGGCCGGCAGCTCGAGTGACACGTCGACCGGCGCGGCCGGCACCTCGCCCTCGTCGAGCTTCGCAGCGGCCTCGTGCCGGAACACCTGCACCTTGCGCTGGTAGGCGAGCACGATCTGGCCGGTCTGCTTGCGCGCGATGCTCTGCACGTGCACGACGCCGAGCTCGGGCCGGCTCGCCGAGCTCTTCACGCCCAGCACGGTGGTCTCGGTCTCGATCGTGTCTCCCACGTACACGGTCGCGCCGAAGCGCATGTCGATGTACTCGAGGTTCGCGCGCGCGTTCTCGGAGATGTCTTCGACGGTCTGGCTGAACGCGACGGCCATCACCAGACCGGGCGGGATCGGCATCGACTCGTAGCCGTAGCGCTGCGCGTAGCGCAGGTTCCGGTGCAGCGGGTTCGCCGTGTAGGAGAAGTCGGTGAAGTGAGCGGTGAGTCCCTCGCTGACCGTGCGCCCGCCCTTGTGGCGGAACAGCTGTCCGAGTCGGAAGTCCTCGAGAAAGTTGCCGGTCTTCTTGCGGATCAGGGCCACGGGGGATCTCCTCGGGGGCGGCAGTCTACACGGGGCGCGCGGCGGCCACCAAGTGCCGGCGCAGCGCGCCGGCGAGAAACACCGAGCCCGAGACCGCGATGCGGTCGCCCGGGTGCAGCAGCTCGCGCGCGCGAGCCAGCGCCTTCACCGGCTCGGGCTGGGTCTCGACCGCGCCGATGCCCGCGGCCCAGGCCAGCGACGCGATCTCCTCGGGGTCGAGCGAGCGCGTGGCTTCGGCCGCCGTGGCGACACAGGCGCGTGTCACCGGCGCGAGCTCGGCCAGGATGCCGGCCGCGTCCTTGTCGCGCGAGATCGAGAGCACGAACACCCAGCGCGTGTCGGGCCAGAGCGCCGCGAGTGTCTCGCGCAGGGCCCGGGCCGAGTCCGGCGTGTGTGCGTCGTCGACGATCGCGTCGCCGATCGGCTCGACGCGCGCGGGCAGGCGCAGGCTGCCCAGTGTCGCGAGCTCGCTGGCAGCGAGCGTGCGGCCCAGGTGGAGCTCGACCGCGCGCACCGCCAGCGCCAGGTTGCCCGCCTGGTGCGCGCCCAGCACGGGGCTCGCCAGCGCGCGGCCGTCGGAGAGTCGGAAGCGCAGGCCCGCGCGGTCGGCGCGCACGTCGAGCGCGCGCACCTCTTCGAGCGGCGCGTCGACGGCGATGGCCTGCGCCGCCACCGCGCCCCAGGCCTCGGGCGCGAGCGCCCCGTGCAGCGCGGGCACGCCCGCGCGGAAGATGCCGGCCTTCTCGCGCGCGATCGCCTCCAGCGTGTCGCCCAGCTTGTCGGTGTGCTCGAGCTGGATCGCGGTCACCACGGTGACTCGCGCGTCGACGGCGTTGGTCGAATCGAGCCGGCCGCCCAGGCCGACCTCGATCGCGCCCACCTCGGCCCCCGCGCGGCGGAACAGCACGAGCGCCAGCGCGACCGTCACGTCGAAGAAGCTCGGACACCGTTCGGTGTCGCCGCGCAGGCCCTCGATCGCCGGCTGGATGTCGCGCAGCGCGGCGACCAGATCGCCCTCGGCCACGAGCTCGCCGTCGACGCGGAAGCGCTCGCGCCAGCTCTCGAGGTGGGGCTTGGTGAAGGCCCCCACGCGCCGCCCCGCGCCGCGCAGCAGCTGCTCGGCCGCGAGCGTGGTGGTGCCCTTCCCCTTCGAGCCCGCGACCAGGAGACAAGGGAAGCCGCGCTCCGGGCTCCCGACGGCCGCGAGCAGCGCGCGGATCGGCCCCAGACCCAGCCGCTCGTAGTCGTACTGAGTCTTCTGCTCGCGGTTGATGAGTCCGTCGAGATAGCGCTCCGCATCGCGGAGCGTTTCGATCTTCATCTCTGCTAGCCTCGTGTCTCGATGGCGCGCTCCGAGACGAGCCTCCGCTGGTGGGTCGACGGCGAGCGCACTCCGCGCCTCGAAGCGCTCATGGCCGCGCCGGAGCGCGCGCTCGAGGGCCCGGGCAGTGTGGCTCGCGAGTCCGCGGGCCGCAAACGCTTCTACCGGCTGGAAGGCGGCGGCGAGCCGGTCCTGTACGTGAAGGTGTTCAGCCTGCCGCCAGGCCTCGCGCGCTGGCGCTACTTCTGGCGCCCGTCGAAAGCGCGGCGCGAGCGCGCGGTGGCGCGCCGGATCGCCGCACGCGGCGTCGAGGTGGTGCGCCCGGTGGCGGTGGGGGAGCGGCGCAGCCGGGGCCTGCTCGAGCGCAGCTTCGCGGTGAGTCGCGACGCGGGAGCGCGCGACCTGCGCGCCGTGTTCGAGGGGCTGCGCGAGCAGGGCCTGGAGCGCCGCGAGTTACTCGTGCGCTTCGCCGCGTTCGCCCGCCGGCTGCACGACGCCGGCGTCGACCAGGACGACTTCTCGCCCAACAACTTCCTGCTGCGCCCCGACGGCGCGTTCGCGCTGATCGACTTCGAGCGCGCGCGCCTGCGCCGCGGCCCGCTCGGCGCGCGCGCCTGGACCTTGCTCGCGAAGCTGCACCGCAAGGATTTCGGTATCTCGCGCAGCGACCGCCTGCGCTTCCTGGCCAGCTACCTGGGCCCGGGCACGGGCCGCGCCGAGCGGCGCGCCGCCTGGCAACGCATCTGGCCCGAGTTCCGCCGCATCCGCGCGCGCGACGCGCGGCGCGCCGCGGACTCGGCGCTCTCCGAGGGCCGCAATCTCGCGCGCGAGGGCAGTGCGCTCGTGGTGCGCGCGCGCGCCGGCGCGAAGACGCTGCGGCTCGAGCTCGGCCCCGACGAGGCGCGCCGCTGCTGGGTCAGCGCGCACCAGCTCGAGCGCCTGAACCTGCCCGCGCTGCGGCCCGTGCGGCTCGACGGGGCGCGCGTCGAGCTGCTCGACCCCGGCACGGCCTTGCCGCGCGCGCCCGCCGACCAGGTGATCGGCCGCGCGCTGGCCGCGCTCGCCCCCTACGGCCGCTTCCGGGCCCCGCCGCACTGGCGCTTCACG
It contains:
- a CDS encoding carboxyl transferase domain-containing protein; translated protein: PIVRLVDGTGGGGSVKSLETTRRTYVPANPAMEIMAESLATVPVVAAALGPVAGLGAARVVLSHFSVMPRGTAQLFVAGPPVVRRGIGQDVDKETLGGSSIHTRESGAVDNEVASEDEAFAQIRRFLSYLPSSVFELPPVAPSLDPPTRRAEELLQIVPRSRRQPHDVRRIIGLVCDAASFFEISPRFGRSLVTGLARLGGRPVGVLGNDPKWLGGAIDGPAADKWTRFVDLCDTFHLPIVSFVDNPGFLVGVAGERQGTIRRGARAIAAVYQATVPTASILVRRVFGVAGAAHGNHSKLNLRYAWPSGDWGSLPIEGGVEAAYKRELAAAPDPEALRHELETKLHAMRSPFRTAEIFGVEEIIDPRDTRPLLCEWAETAYRLLPAEVGVKRRGMRP
- a CDS encoding enoyl-CoA hydratase encodes the protein MYEQILYDVSDPVATIQLNRPDRLNAWTDRMGEEVRHALAKAEADRSVVGIVLTGAGRGFCAGADLKNLQAISAGERGGRAHAELAADPGDPEMGDSFRKTYSYLMSLRKPIVAAINGPCAGMAMPIALFCDLRFASESATFTTAFVRRGLIAEWGLSWTLPRLVGTAHALDLLLSGRKIDAREAERIGLVNRVLPDEKLVSHCQDYVRELAANSSPSSMMVMKRQVYQQLTRELGPSCDEAVKLMVESFSRPDFKEGVQSFLERRPPKFPRI
- a CDS encoding exosortase/archaeosortase family protein; translated protein: MTRRWLWLAIFALAFAPTFAWLVGRWTDSIYRNGHGIFVPFLIAYLALDQLKQDTDPEPRASAWGFAFVGAAVALLVFDSAIKTQILSALALVLALPGLSLLFLGGARTRAIALPLAIGLFMLPIPAGAISALFMVLRTITAIAVAAVLPFLGLPVARDGTILAIPGQSVNVADNCSGFATLYAAILTAVILAHLSRSPARRAIVLAAAVPLALACNVVRVTVLTLLVSRYGGGILETWIHPGSGLFLFVFVIGALVWLAGRDALHGAAGNARPPLSGRFALPAAALFAVALVPVSIHSYLHVRRDDCANPDALVPAMGPGMVTAERDAEVRRNFDVHQWREGRLPPGEGAPELKFAIVRSYDPKQLYYRGTRRLWWDIEPGGDQPDWLEVDGAKLPIVRSRLGGDDDAHRDRDAVIESFTVYEGKPVENGWRTQLRAAPRQAFTGSRPMTLFAIRSDVNASQREAAERRAREWLAASWRNYRAVCGAE
- a CDS encoding GDSL-type esterase/lipase family protein, whose translation is MRKLALLVGTLLLMLVLGELALRVLWRNPFASESPDLLLTLRWQHNLTDRLVDRSVLHLDPPKVRFRTDARGFIEPVARVSGPEFTLVFQGGSTTECLVVQEDLRWPNLVPVQLEPMGFRVNALNAGKSGNTAHDSLVNLVELIGSSRPDVVLLMNAVNDVGLLAEYGYARHGSNHDGWRVGLRWAGMSLSSHSALAGLVRRALDFPAQNDLAGVRSEAGKLAGQPDPLPYVARVRAWVRTARAFGIEPVLITEPLSSMRNQYTPPWTDAGALALFNDRVRAIGVEEGASVIDLAALMQRELSVRKPEELYYDGLHVNDDGSRLYARLVAQELAREVLPRVRSRAGYSAPQTAR
- a CDS encoding GNAT family N-acetyltransferase is translated as MVRALTLADTADARSLLRARPLRNVFLDYVVSAGALGRAPGFLGFESGGRLLGILLIGPLGGTALEVQDPAAYAPLADAAGRAALRPRHIVGSEDVTEPFWNEYARHAPALRWSRREPVFAMRAEDLARSDDGARLVRVDPARPGEAEEITENSAQQHREDLGDDRYAADEAGFRERHHRDVREGRWWVSRVRGQIVFQVHVGAASPTAVQLGGVFVPTWARGRGHATRGMRAVTARMLERHDMVTLYCDEANTAARRVYERLGFRRVYSNRSYLLDEPLEGSPVPS
- a CDS encoding ABC transporter ATP-binding protein; protein product: MSWNGPELAPARDAGLDLRGLARLVVRTWPLLRGLRRHLVLLALSASALLLAGLSCFLVLAPALWNGVLQGHDFSPLAARVLGLDPAAASALTPELRRHAAERLTWLVGGVAIATAAGAMAVMYYGVWILQRLNQSLRMQMVDRLQALSLRFHDQSRVGDAIYRTVQDSAMVTQIVQSFLLAPGFALLRFVALTAVLASFSPWLALALVAVWLPLGVLAHTLGARLRGRFRVARASNSALTSQIQESLSGMRVIKAFGLEAFEQARFESASRAAFAGARAARSWVAAFGVGAFWAVGAVVLGATLVATLATAEARPLWLAEVASRLQIGPLQAFLLQAGFAVWTLGLYNTWKGLYASGSDGITDVFRVWTHAQDIAVGLDRAFELLEREPEIADAPDARPLAPLAHEIAFRDVSFAYRPDRPALVGVDFTAPVGGVTALVGPTGAGKSTVMALLLRLFDPDSGAIEIDGVDLRRLRVAELRRAVAIALQENVLFAASIRENIRYARPGASDSEVRAAARVACADEFIAALPEGYDTQLGERGAKLSTGQRQRLTLARALLKDPRVLLLDEPTASLDAETEHRLVRNLAEWGRGRCIFLVTHRPSTVRLADRVVFLDHGKVVETGTPAELLARPGGAYRALAEADASAAGARP